From the genome of Legionella beliardensis:
GACGAGATAAAACGCTAGGCGGCACCTATTTTTTCACCCTAACGTTAAACGATAGAGCCTCAAAACTCTTACCATTATATAACCCCTCTCGGCTGCTCATTTCGAAAAAACCGCCAAAATAACTTCTTTATTATAAAGCGAATGATTTAATTTTTTGTAATTAATTTAGATTTTTTATAGGTATTTTTCAATTTAATTGATTGATATAAAAAGGAATTATTTATTAATAACTCTGAGTAATAATACCCTTTTAAATTAATATAAAATAAGGCTGTAAACTCTTGTAAAATTATTATTAATTTTTATATTGGCTTATGGTGATTAAGTTTATATAATCCACCCTTTTGTTTTCGCGACCTTATTAAAAACCTTAATATAAGGACAATTTTAGAGAAAATACTTTAATCACTTAGGATTTTTAAGCTTTGTATAGTAATTAACAGTTAAAAAATTAATCTAATTAATTTTCTGCAAGTAGTTCAAAAATTTAAGACTCAAGGAATAAGATTTATTACCATAAATTATAAAACAATGGAGGATATAATGGGAAAATTTTCAACGGGTATGAAAAAATATGGTAAGACATTGAGTGCCAGTTTTTCTTTAGATAAAGAGAAGCGAAAACAAGTACCGAAAGAAAATAAATTAAATCATGCTGAAAAATTAATGCTTACACCTGTTTCGATGATAACCGGACCCTTAATACTCATCCCTATGGGTCTAGGTATGACAGTGGCCGGTTTAGTTGTTACTCCTATTAGTCTTGCGAGTAAAATCTTATTTGGTGAGGGTGGAACTGTGGCAGCTATGGGAGGAGGACTGATAGTTGGCGGGGTAGTGTTAACTGGAATAGGTGCTGTTAGTCCGGTAATTGATGTTGCTTGCATCCCCTATAATAGTTATAAAGCCATTAAACATCGTCACAAACATAAAAATGATTCAATGAATCCTTTAGAAGGGGCAAACGAAGAGCTACCTTCATCTTCTCATGTAAAAGTAAGAGAGATTTTAGTTGAAGAGAATGTTCAAAATTTAGCTGCTACTCAGCCGGTGTCTGTACCTGTACCTCCATCGCATACTACGCAACTGTTTTCTGAGATAACTGCTGTTCAAGTTCAGGAAGAAATACAACCCGCAGTAAATAATGTTGTTAATTTATAAGTAGATTAACTTAGTTGGTTGGTTAAACATAGCGCAGCTTAATGATTGTTTGTTGGGCCGCACTTTGTTTGGCCTAACCTAATAAAACATTTCTATACTTTATGGAAATTTCCAGTTAAGTTACAGTCTATTGATTCGGAAGACCAAATTATGGCTGAGTATCATTATCCCCGGGAGACATTTAGTAAAGAAACTCCGAATCGTAATTAAATTATAATGTTAAATAATTAAAGGATGAAAATGACTGGCTTTTTTTCTTCTCAAGTAGCTAATACGCTCTCTTCTTGGTCTAATTATTATATGGATTGGTCTCGCGTAGGCGAATTGTTACGCGAAGGCACGCATCGCTATAGCTGGCATGAACTCATCCAGCGGGGGACTATTTTAGCGAGTATGGGTGAAGGTTTGTACTTAGGTTATAATTACTCTGATAGTGATTCATGGCTCAACAGAGGCTTATATAGCATGTCTGGTTGCTTTGTTGGCTTTGTCGTTTCTCATCTTGTTGTTATTGCACCGTTGATTTATAAACGTTACCAACTTAGCCAAGACTGTACCGAAGCACAGAAAATGATTCTAAACTCTCTTCAAGATTTAAGAGCTTATCCTAACGACAGCGAGCTCATTGATAGCATTATTGATCTTGTTACAACTCAAGTTAAAGCCATCATGGAGATGAATTTAAGTAACGAAAAGCATTCAAATGCTTCTCTTACTTGGGGTAAAAGACGAACTTTATTAACCAACTTAGCGGCGGAACTTAAACAAGATATTCATGGTCTTAATACAACAAATAACCCTTTCTTTTTAGACGAGCTAGAAAAGCGCTGGTCTCAAAAACTTGCATCCTTTAAAGAAGAATTTAAACACCATTCTGCAAATGGAACAGACCATGAAGATAATAATTCCTCTGTGGACATAAGACAATCCATGTAAATAAAACCGTTGGAATTAGCGGGATAGCGAGGTAGATTGGGCCAAGTATAGCGCGGCCCAACAGATTATTGGGCTGCACTTCGTTTAGCCCATAGCCGTCAGGCTAAGCAAATAGTTCTCTTAGCACCATAGAAAATAATATGTTTAGAGTACTTACGGTCTCGCAGCAGAGGTAAGTTTGGGCACTTTTTGGAACGTGGTTGTGCATGGATGCACAACATCGAGCCGCATGGATGGTTTCGGCGCTTCCAAAAAGGGACTAAATTTACCTCTGCCTGCCTCAATCTTGACTCTTGGGCGCTTAGCCTGACGGCTATGTCGTTTAGCCCAACCTATAGCAGAAAATCCGTTTAATTTAAGCTTAACAACTTAAATTATCATCATAATCCTATTATTTAGCCCTATTTCCTATCAATTTACTGATTATGGCACGATTCATGTATGTTTTATTTATCATTTCTGATTAATTTTTAAGCTAAAATAATGAATAGGGAGGGATTATAGAGTATGAAAATTTATAATTCCATGACAGTGCATGAGCTATTCGAATCGCAAGTTAACTTATATCCTACGAACTTAGCAGTTGTTTATAATAATCAGTCTCTAACTTATGAACAATTTAATAAAAAAGCGAATCAGCTCGCTCATTATTTACAAGCATTAGGCGTCAAACCCGAAAGGCCCGTTGCGCTATGCATGGCGCGTTCTATTGACCTTTTAATTGCTATGTTTGCTATTTTAAAGGCAGGTGGCGGTTATATTCCTTTTGAGCCATTCCATCCCGAACAACGTATAACCAGCATATTAAATGAAAACCAGGTTCCTTTTCTTGTCTTAAGTAGCGATTTAAAAGATAAATTTTTAAATTATGAAGGAGAGGTAATTTTTGTTGATAAGGCACCTACTAGTACCTATCCCGCCACTAATCCAATTTCTACAAGTGGCGCTAATAATTTAGCTTACATTATTTATACCTCTGGCTCTACCGGCAAGCCTAAAGGTGTGCTTATTGAACATAGTAATGTTATTAATTTTAGCCAAGTATTTAATGATTTTTGTGCTTGTTACCCTGGCCAGCGTATTGATTTCTCTTCAAGTCATGCCTTTGATATGGCGATAGCAAACACGCTCCTGCCTTTGATGCTGGGAATGACGATTATCATCTGTGATGATGACACTAAAAAAAGTCCTCATAGTTATTTAGAGTTTCTTAGGAATAATCAGATTAATGTCATTAAATTAACGCCAAGCTATTTTAAAGTATTATTATATGCCGTGCAGGGAAATTTTATTGAACTATCTAATCTTAGGCTTATTATTCTAGGTGGTGAGCTTTTACATACCATCGATTGCTCTTCATGGCTCGCGCGCTATCCACATCATCATTTAGTTAATGAATATGGGCCAACTGAAACCACAGTAGGTGTGTCATTATTTAAATTTAATAAAGCTGGCCTGCATGCGTTACGTCCTGATGTCCCCATCGGTAAACCTGGAAAAAATGTTACATTTTATCTTTTAGATAATGATTTAAAACCTGTTCCGACTGGTGAAATAGGCGAGTTGTATATCGGTGGGAGTAGTCTTGCGCGTGGTTACTTTAATCAGCCAGAAATAACGAATAAAAAATTTATTATCAATCCTTTTAGTAAAAACCCTGATTCGCGCTTATATAAAACGGGCGATTTATGTCGTCAATTAGCAGACGGTAATTATGAATATTTAGGCCGCATTGATCACCAAATTAAAATACGTGGATTTAGAGTTGAATTAGGTGAAATTGAGCGATGCTTAGCTAGCCATCCAGCTATCCAGGAAGCTATTGTTATTGCACGTACTGATCATTTAAATGAAAAACAATTAGTTGCCTATTATATTTTAAAAGATAAAACTATAAATCTCGGCGTCAATCAAATTAAGCAATACCTTAAACAGTATCTAACCGATTACATGATCCCAGCCGCTTTAATTGCTGTGGATTTTTTTCCTTTAAATGCGAATGGAAAATTAGACAGAGATGCATTGCCAGTCCCAGAATTATCATTAAATAGGCATTATTTAGCACCCACAAATGAACTTGAACAAGCCTTAACTGAAATTTGGTCAGAAGAGCTTGGTTTAAATCCCATTGGTACCCATGATAACTTTTTTGAATTAGGCGGCCACTCCCTAGCTGGAGCACGTATTATAACTAAAATTAATCAAATGTTAGGTAAAAATATTACGGTAAAAGAATTATATCAAGCACCCACTATTGCTGAACTAGCAGTACTTATGCGTCATATAAAAACCACCAATAAAAGGCGAGCTAAAAATTCACTAGCAACGTCTGCTTTAATGCCTTTAAGTAATTTTCAGCTCTTACTTTGGCTTTCTAACACTTTTGAACCTAAGGCTAAAAAATTAAATATTATTTCTCAAAAACGTCTACAAGGCGCTTTTAATAAAGAAGCTTTTACTCACGCACTTGCTATGCTTTTGAAAAATCAAGAGGTTTTGTCTTATAAAATTTTTAGATTTAAACCTGGTCAATGTGCACAAAGCAATTTAACAATTATTCCAGAAGAAGTTGATCTGACAACGTTAAATGAGCAAGCTTGTAAAGCCATTCTAGCTAAATCAATTTATGAATTGATAAATTATTATCCTTGGCCGCAAAAAACGCCCCTACTTAGAATAAAAATATTTTATCTAAAAAATAATGTAGTGGAGTTGCAAGCATGTATGCCTCATATGATCGCAGATGGCACTTCAATAAATATACTTTGGGCTGAGCTTTCTAATTATTATCTCGCTTTTAATAAGCTTAAATCTGTCCATGACTTAACTTATGAGAAGCTTTATAGGCGCTATTTAGAAAATGAATTGCTATTGGATACCTATTCTAATAAAGATCATGATTTCTGGCTTAATTATTTAAAGGATGCTTGCTTTTTTAATTTTCCCGCTCAACATGTAATAAAAAACATGGCTGCAGCAAAAGTAACCTATTCTACTTATTTAGAAATACCTAAAAAAGCAACCACGAGTTTACTGCAATTTTGCGCCCATCATCATTTTGGCTTAAACGAGGCACTTTGCGCAGTTTTAGGAGCAGCCCTGGTTAAAACTTGCCCATCAGCGAACCTTACAAAAGAGCCGATTTTTATGAATGTGGTTAAATCAGCGCGCGATAATCCATTATATGACAAAATAATTGGCTGTTTTTTAAAACTTGAACCTATTAAATTAGTCTTAAACCCGCAGTCTACGGTGATGCAACTAGCCCAACAACTACAACAAACAATTCTGGAAGCCGCGCCGTATCAGCAGTGTCCTGGATTGCTTAAGCTTGCTTGTCTTAATTCGAAAATAGTACCAAGAAATAGATTAATTTACTTTTTAGTAAAAATAGCAATGCCCGTATATGCTCGCTTATTTCCATCTCTTAATTTAAATCCTAAACTATTAAGTCAATTAGCTAATCTCGCTTCTATTAGTAAACGCAATAAATTTATGGTTAATGTGAATGTATGGGATAGTTTCGTTGCACTGCATCAAGAGAACAAAGGAGCGCTCCTGTTTAACTTAAAAAGTAAGGCTAGCGAGACACCCCAGTTTGACTTATTAAACATTGATTATTTATTAGATATTTGCTTTATCCGTAGTGCCAATAATAAGCCCTATTTAGTGATTTCTGCTAATTTAGAACCAAAATTCCGCGAATTATTAGGCCAAGAAATAATTAAAATTATGCAAAATGTAGACCTCGTGCAAAATGCGCTGCAGAGAGACAAATGCTAAGCTGAACAGAGCATAAAGCCGTATTGATGGTGAAATTTTTCGACAAAGTAGGGTATTGATTTGCCCGAACATAAGCCTACAATCTTACATTAAAAGTTAAAGCATTGACCTTTACAGACAAAACCTAAAAAACCCTCTGCTTTAGCATCAGGTAAGGTGCCAGGATTATAATGATATAGCCACATTTTCTTTTTAATTTCTGCGGGTAACTGCTTTAATTCTGTGTAATGGGCATGGACACCTGTTTTTAGCGTTTGTGTCTCACAATCATGAAAAATCAAATCAACATGCCTATTGAGTTGCTTTAGCAAGTAAGGATTGTATTGGCTATCAGTAGAAAAAAATATTCGCGTTGAACCCGTAGAAAACAATAAACCATAGCAGGGCATTAATTGATCGTTATTATAAACATGAACTACTTGTATTAATTTAAAGCGTATGTCTTGCCAACTAAAAGGCTGCCCTTCCTGAATGGCATGAACATTGAAATAAGTATCTAGCGATGTTTCCTGTAAAGTTAAGGTATTTAGTCCACCAGACAGTGAATGATCCCATAATTCATCAACAATCCTTTCTGAGATAAATAGCATTGGCTTACCTTGATAAGTCTTATCAAAAAAAGTGGTTAAAGCGAGCCATTCTAAACCGCCAATATGATCGTTGTGTAAGTGGCTTATATAAACATTACGAATATCATGATAACTGCGATTTAATTCAAAAAGAGAAAAGCGTAAATCACTACCAGCATCAAGCAGCAAAGAATCACCATTACTTTCCAAAAGCACATTGGATTGGAAGTTGCCTTCACCTAAGGTAAATGCAGCACCTGTTCCTAAGAAAGTCATCTTTAATGACATAATTCTTCCTGCCACTAGGTTAATTTATCACTTGCTTCCCATTGGTATACTTCTAATTGATCCACAACCTTATCACTATTAACGAAACCTGCAGTATTATCAACCGGCTTAATTGATGTTTTAGAGATAGCAATCGTGCCTGGTTTAGCGTATTTTTGCATATGGCCCGCAATATCAATGACTTGATCAGTCATTTCTTGCATAGGGAGTTGCTCATCATAATAGATAATACCAGCATGAATGCCGCACCGAATTATAAAGTCTCTAGAAATTTTTTTATGATGCTTATTAAACTCCTTTAAATTAATCAATGCATGCTGCGCTGCTTTAATAGCATCATCAACGGTATTAAAACAAGCCATGACACCATCTGGCGTCCAGGCACTTTTTAAACAACCTTGCTTATCAAGATTTTGCTGTATAAGTTTCTTAAATCTTAAAAAATCAACCTGAACCAATGATTTTTCTTCTGAGCTTTTCATGCCTGTTGAATCCACCACATCAATTGCTAAAAAAGCCATGTATCTTGCCATGCTTTCTAATTTTTTCTTTAACTCCATAAATTCCTGATAAAGTTTTTTAGAATCTTTTTCATTTTTACTGGCGTTCATTTCAATTAATTTACTTTCAAGTTCCTGATATAAGCTATTATTTTCAGGAATCTTCTTTTCAATTCGCATTCTTGCCAATGCATCTTTTTGTAAAAGATAATTTAGGTAAAAATTCATCCTAAAAGACACAGATTTCATGACTAAATTTATAAGAATAAATAAGATTATTTTAATAAGATCAACCACACTAGAATCAGAGACAAAGGGTAAAATAGAGGTGATTAAATCATTTATTGGTTGAGAAATATTATCACTTGTTTGTACTAATAAACTAATGTATGGCGCTTGTGCTAATTCAGGAAGCCACAGAACAACATACGATATAATAAACAAAAATAGCAGTAATAATACGATGCCTCTTATTAGCGCTTGTAGAAACGATATTAATTTTAAAAATATAACCATAGTTATCTCTTTTAATTAACTAAATAAGTGTTTATCTCTGCACAGCACCTTTAAACCGTTAAATCATACGTTCTAAATAAAATTTCATCCTTTTCAAACCAAGCTTTAGTAATAGAATACTCAGGCAACTCAATCCACGTTGTTCTATCTGCAGTTAAGGGCTCTGATGCAAAAAGGATATTTTTTCGTCTATCACTACCATGCATTTTATAAACTCCGCTGCTACTGCCATAAATTTCACCAAATGTAGCCCATAAACTGTGATATTCTAAAAAAGCTTTTTGTATACTATTTTCATTATGGCCAAAATCATAAACAAAGCGAGTAACAATTAAATAATTACCATTCGTGAGAAATAAATTAACTGGCGAGGCTCTTTTAATCCCATGTTTCTGTCTAGTATGCCGAATGATTGCCAATGTTTTTATTAAGGCATTCCAAGCTTCATCTAAGCTAATTTCAGCCGTATAATCTGTTAATTGTGATAAAAATAAAGAATATATCCATTCACTATCTGTTGTCCCTTTTATTTGAGCAAAGATAGCGGGCTTAATTTCTTGTTTGAGGGCTTGTTTCATTTCGGGCATATGTGACAAGCTACCATTATGGGCAAAGGTTATTTGAGTTGTTTCTAGCTTAAAAGGATGGATATTTTGCTCCGATATAATTTCATTAATGCTATACTCTACGCCTCTGACATGTGCGAGAAGGCAATTTGCCCAAATTTTTTTTGAAAGACGATATAAATTCTTATCAAAAAAGGGTAGCGATGTTGTTTTATAATAAAAAGGCAACATAGGCTCAGGCGAATCGTAAGACCATGCACAAAAGCCTAAACCAGCCAAGTTCTGAATATGATGCATTAATTTCGGAGCGTAACTCTGGTGCGCAAGAGAATTATCAGGGCCATAGATTAAATCATAAAGCGGCACTTGTTGCTTACCTAAATAAATAAGAACTCTGCACATATTTATCCTTATGATGCTACATTCATATACTCACAATTAATTCTTATAAATTGTCGATTTATTATATAAAATCGACTGACAAACGCTGTATTTATGTAATTATTTACTTTATAAAAAATCTCTTCATCTAAACGCTTTAATTGATAATATTTATTAACATCTAACTCTAAAATTATGCTCTCTTCGCAAGTTACAAACTTGAAAAGAGAGTTTAAGGCTTTAGAAAAAAACTGCTGAAAAAATACCTCACCAATTCCCATAATACCTATGGATTTAACTAAACTATCTTTATTAGCTAAAAAACACATGACTGCCCCTGAAAAAACTAAATTAACTTTACCCAGATTTTGATTTAGTTGATATCCTTTATCATAGGCATAGACACGCATTATCATTAATAGTGTCTTGATTTGAGAATCAGTAAGAACCGTGAAGAATGCTAATTTATCTAAAAGTTGCCTATTTATTGAAGTAATATAGAGTTCTTGGTGTTGAGCCTGAGAAATTGGCAGTTGATGAGTATGGTCTAAATACAATTTATCGCTCGGTTTAGAACATAGAAAATTAACTAATTTTTTGCCATTGAAAATAATTTTTTGCTCGGTTTGCTTAACGAGGACACGTTCAATTTTAAAAGCAATTTTAGGATAAGCAATTCGCAGCGTATTTAATACAGACCGCGTAAGCAAAGTGCAATTAACATACGTTTTAGCGCTCATCGTAGCCGTCGTTAAATCTTGGGCAAGAAATGCAACTTCATCAAAAATTTGTAGCTCAGATAAAACGGCCATTTGTTTTATAGTATCACCAGGTAAAATAACAGAAACAATAACTTCTCCTTGATCAATAATATAGAGACTTTCACTAAAACTGCCTTGAGCAAGAATAAGCTCGCCAGGTTCAAACGATTTTTTAACGATAAAATTAGAAAGAAAAAGCAGCTCATTTTCTGTTAAATCATGAAAGACATGTTTAATAACATTACTTTGGTTAACGGCTCTCATATTAAATAGTCCATTCTGAAATAGGTAATTCTTGCTTTTGATTAGCTAGATAAACTTCCATCATATTATGAAAATCTTTACCATATTTATTTACAAATTGACATTGCCAAGCACTGCCATTCATTTTCATAGCAATACGTTTATCTATATTCCCTAAATATAGCTCAATATCAATCTGACTTATGCCCAATGCTTGTAAGCCTTTGCGTGCTTTAGGAACTAAGTCTTTTAATAAACTAAGCGCCTTGACTTTTTTTCCTAAAAACCACATAAATTGGGCATCAAAGCCATAACGTGCTGCTGCAAAAAAATTTTTTCGTGCTAAACAAAAAGGTAATAAATATTCAATGGGTTCGGGCTGTAACGAAAAATAGCTCAATAATCCATAAAAAAAGGCAGCATTTGCTATCATATCTATAATAGTAGGGCCGGTAGATAAACCTCGGTGCTCAATTCGTAAATGTGGCTGTCCTTTATTATTGAAATCAACCACAGGCCTATTCCAACGGTATATAACGCCATTTTGGCGCCTTACGTGAAACATTTGCTCAGGCGGTGATTGATGGCAAACTTCAGGAATAAGCCTTGGAAAAAAATGGTAATTTTGATCAAATAATTCAAAAAAAGAATTTTTTAAATAACCAACTCCAAATAAACAGCATTTAAAACCAGTAGCCCTATCAAACCGCGGTAAGGTCATTGCTTGTTCAAAAATAAAAATTCGTGTATCAGCCCAAACGTGTTTGCCTAACATAAAAGGGCTATTGCATGCTAGCGTGAGCATAGGGCCTGCGATAGCCTGGGCAATATTATAATATTTAACCGATTGACTTAAGCCAATTTGAATGTGGATTTGAAATGCTGAAATTAGGCCATTAATTGTTAAGGATTGCAGCGGTAATGTGAGATGCTCAGCGCCTGTAAGGTTAATTAAAATGGGTTCGCCCTGGCATTGATCTAACATACACTGATTAATAAGATGATAGCGTTTTTTATCCGTTATGTAGTTTATATTTAGGTGCTCTTTTGTAGCAGTGGGTAAAGAGCCAATTAAGGCTAAATGATAATGATTTTGCTGAGCAATATCACAGCATTCTTGCCAAAATTTTAAGAGATTTTGATGTAATTTATTTAAGCCATCAGGAGATAATTGAACATGGCACGAGTTAATTTCTAAATGAGCCGCGCCTACCTCAGGTACTAAGGCATTATTATTAACTTTTTTAATAAAATCTAAATTCTTAGGCAGAGGATTATACTGATTATTTAGCAAAAATAACTCAATTTCCGAACCAACTTCTAACTCTCTTTCTACAAAAAATTGGTCATTAAACCAGGTTTCCAAAAGATTCGTTTCTTCAAGAAGGCGCTTATCAAAATCTTGATACTGCTTTTTACTAATTTTCAAATTTCCAGCCGTAGACATAGCAGCCTTCTTATTAAGAATGCTAAGCATCCTTAAATTTAAGGTATGATTGAAATTATAGTAAAGTTTTAATAAAGAGCGGATCTCTGAACGTCTAGCAATAAATTAGACTTACAAGTTAAAAGCAACTAACTCATCGTTTAAGAACGTTGCCGCAGTACTTCATACAAGGAAGCGCCTGCTGCAACTGAAATATTTAAGCTCTCTACACTTCCTACCATAGGAAGGGCAAATAAACCATCACAATGTTCGCGGGTTAACCGCCGCATGCCACTTCCTTCAGCACCAAAAACAAGGGCTATTGGCGCTTTAAAATCAAGCGTATAAATAGTTTGCTTTGCTTCACCAGCAGCACCATAAATCCAAATCCCTTCTTGTTTCAATAACTCCATAGCGCGTACTAAATTGGTCACACGAACCAAAGGAATAGTTTCAGCAGCGCCACAAGCTACCTTGCTAACGGCAGGCGTAAGGCTTACGCTTTTATCTTTTGGTAAAATAACAAAATCAACACCAGTTGCATCTGCTGTACGTAAACAAGCGCCTAAATTATGTGGATCAGTGATCCCATCTAAAATTAACAGCAGGGGTGGTTTTTTACTGGTTTGCAATAAGGAAGGTAAATCACTCTCATGATAGGTAGGTAAATCACCAACATACGCAACAACCCCTTGGTGAGTAAATTGTGTAAAACGCTGGTTCATCTGCTCGGCAGTTAATTTTTCAATAGGAATTTGTCGTTGTAGAGCCAGATCAAATAGTGTTTGAATACGCACATCATGGCGATCATTATTAAGCAAGAGCTTTTTAATGGCTCGATTAGAGCGTTTTAATAAGGCAGTGACGGCATGCAGGCCATAGATAACCTGCTCACTCATGGTTAACATCCTCTGCTTCAGCCAATTCAAAATCTATTTTACGCTCATCGAGATCAACTCGAGCGACTAAAACTCTAATTTTATCCCCTAAACGGTAGGTTTGACCGCCACGAGTTCCTCTTAAACGATGCTTGACTGGATCAAATTCATAATAATCATTTTTTAACGAGGTAACATGAACTAACCCTTCAACAAAAATTTCATCCAATTCAACGAAAATACCAAAACCGGTAACAGATGAGATAGTTCCATTAAATGTTTGGCCAAGCTTATCTTGCATGTATTCACATTTTAACCAAGAAATCACTTCTCGCGTTGCTTCATCAGCTCGCCTCTCGGTAGCAGAACATGCCTTACCAAAACGATTCATATCCTCTTCAGTGTAGGTAAATTCATCAACTGGCTGATTATCAATTAAATGACCTATAGCGCGATGAACAAGCAAATCAGGATAACGACGTATCGGCGATGTAAAATGAGCATAGGCTGGATAAGCTAAGCCAAAATGACCATCATTTTTCTCAGCATATTGGGCTTGCTTTAAAGAACGTAGAATCACGGTTTCAATTAAATGCTTTTCCGGCTTATTATCTGCAGAAACAATAGTCGTTTGAAAATCCTTTGGATGTGGTTTTTTACCTCCACCTAAGCGTAACCCCAATTCGCCTAAAAATTGACGTAATGCCGTAATTTTATCTTCATCGGGTGTAGCATGTACTCGATATAGGGCTGGAATGCCTGATCGTTCTAGAAAGCGGGCCGTTGCGACATTCGCAGCTAACATACATTCTTCAATTAAGCGATGAGCATCATTACGGGTGACAGGAATAATACGTTGTATTTTCCTATTCTCATCAAATTCAATTGAGGTCTCTGTGGTATCAAAATCCATTGCGCCACGCTTTTTTCGCGCTTGTAGCAAAATTTTATAAAGACCATATAAATCTTGTAAATTAGACCAAACCGCTTGCCGTTCCGAATCAATCGTATTTTGTTCTAACCAATGTGCAACCTGCGTATAAGTTAGGCGTGCTTGCGATTGGAAAACAGCTCGATAAAATTTAGACCGCGTAATTTTTCCATCAGCACTAATCGCCATTTCGGCAACCATACATAATCTATCAACGTGCG
Proteins encoded in this window:
- the rnr gene encoding ribonuclease R, whose translation is MSKKNKDPYYKREKEKYGFPIPSRELIMQVLEEYGRPMSRNQLIKNLDIHSESEQEALGFRLKAMLRDGQIMQDRRNRFCLLGRINLKKGTIQGHPDGYGFFIPDDGSDDMVLSATEMRTVMHGDTVLAYQSGQDRRGRPEGKIHEVIEHANVTVVGRFFTEQGVGFVIPDSKRLTQDISVPLEFAIGAKQGQIVLVEIIAFPSKRNQAIGKVMHILGEHMAPGMEIEVAIHAHGIPSEWPEDVLGSVASVAQHVTPEQCVGRVDLRHLPFVTIDGEDAKDFDDAVYCYKKAKGGYHLYVAIADVSHYVPIGSPLDKEAARRGNSVYFPGKVVPMLPEALSNGICSLNPHVDRLCMVAEMAISADGKITRSKFYRAVFQSQARLTYTQVAHWLEQNTIDSERQAVWSNLQDLYGLYKILLQARKKRGAMDFDTTETSIEFDENRKIQRIIPVTRNDAHRLIEECMLAANVATARFLERSGIPALYRVHATPDEDKITALRQFLGELGLRLGGGKKPHPKDFQTTIVSADNKPEKHLIETVILRSLKQAQYAEKNDGHFGLAYPAYAHFTSPIRRYPDLLVHRAIGHLIDNQPVDEFTYTEEDMNRFGKACSATERRADEATREVISWLKCEYMQDKLGQTFNGTISSVTGFGIFVELDEIFVEGLVHVTSLKNDYYEFDPVKHRLRGTRGGQTYRLGDKIRVLVARVDLDERKIDFELAEAEDVNHE